The Candidatus Margulisiibacteriota bacterium genomic sequence GTAAGATATAATTTTAAAGGTAATAATGAATTTGGCATAGCCATTCTTTCCACGCAAATGATCCCGCAAATTATGTATTTGATCCCCCTGTTTATTATGTTTAAATGGGTTACAGATGTAACCGGTATCCCGATTAAAGGAACTTACGCCGGTTTAATTTTTATTTATACAGCTTTTTTTGTGCCTTTTTCAATATGGATACTACGAAGTTTTTTTGCTTCCATTCCGGTTGAATTGGAAGAAGCCGCGCGTATAGATGGTTGTAACGGTTTCCAGGTTTTTTATAAAATAGCGTTACCCTTAGCAATTCCCGGTATTATTGCCACAGGGATTTACGTATTTCTTACCGCGTGGGATGAGTTGATGTTCGCCTGGGTGCTTACCAACGCGGATACGTTAACCATTCCTATAGGCATTCGTTTATTTGTAGGAAATTTTCAGAATCGTTACGACTTGATGATGGCTGCAGCTACCGTTGCCACGCTACCCGTACTCTTTCTTTTCTTCATGCTCCAAAAACACATCGTCAAAGGTCTCACCGCAGGAGCTGTTAAAGGTTAAATTTTTGTTTTAAGGAATGAATTTTGGAAAAGAAAAAAAATAAAAATCTCAAACAAAAGATAGCAATAGCTATTGCGGTTGTCGTTATAATTATCATTTTGCTTTTACTTCACTCTTGTCAGACTGACAAAAATGACAGGGACAAACTGGCCAAATACAGAAAAGATGCCTATAACCTATTATATATTACCTGGAAACATTACATTACTCATGAGAACTTTGAGGGCGACTGGTGGTCGGAAAAATTCAAACATCCGAAAATGATAATGGATGACGGCAGGCCAAATGCTTTTATGGACGGAGTAGACCAGGATGCTGACGGGCTAAAAGATATTGACTGGTCAAATCCCAAAAAACCTTTTGAACTGGTAGCAGTCAGCGAATCTTCTTCTTATGCGTTGCTTCGTGCTGTAATAATTAAAGATAAAAAAACATTCGACAAGGTTTGGAACTGGACAAAAAATAACCTTCAACACAGCCAGATTAACTGGGTCTATTACTGGAAGGACCTGAATAGCCCCAAGAACGGCTGGAAAACACCAGATGAACTGGGTATTGAGCGTGATAATCTTTTCGCCTGGAGATGGACTCCCACTATCAGCCCCCGTAATAATAAAAATAAAAGCGAAGACGGGATAGTTTATTATCGCTGGCAGCAGCCCACTGAAGAACATAACCCGAATGACCCGTGGCGTGATGGTTGGGATGCTGCTTCTGATGCTGATCAGGACATCGCACTGGCCCTTATTTTTGCGGATGCTTTATGGGGTAGTAAAAAGGGTGACAGGGTTTATGATTACGCTGAAAACGCCAGGCTTGTTTTAAAAGATATCTGGAATAAAGAAACTTATATTAATAAAGAGCATCGTTATATGGCCGGTGGAAACAATATAAAATCAGTAGAACCCGGATATTTATCACCGTTCAGTTATCGTATATTTGATGATTTTGATCCTGAACATAACTGGATGGACCTGGTTGATTCTTCTTACAGGATATTCGATAAATCTTCTACCGCTGTGCTTTCAGACTGGATAGACAAAACCGGTGAGGTGCATAATCAGAACCCTTATAAAAAGAAAACTCCTTACAGAGCTAATCTTTTACCTGACTGGGTTAGCCTCAGCAAGACCGGTGATGTAACAAACGGAGTGGAAAGAGAAGAACCGGAATTCGGGACCGACGCTTTTCGTGGTTTGTGGCGCGCGGCTGTAGATTATGACTGGAATAAAGACAGAAGGGCTGCAGAATACCTGAGACAGCATAGTCCTAATGGCCCTTATGATTTTTTGAATTTCAGAATGCACGATAAACATGGTGACTGGGCGAAAACAAAAAATTACGATGAAAGCCGTCACCTGGCTTCGGTTTACTGGCATGATGGCGACTATTGTTTATATGAATCTAATTATGAACCACCAGCCAATGCTCTCAACAGATTGGAAGATGCAAATGATTACAGGGCTAATTGTGCGCAGTATGCCGTATATTTATCTTATTTCTGGGCTTCTTATGAACATAAACCTGGTCATAAAACCTTTGATATGATAGAAAAACTGGTTACTCCCATAATTATCCCGGATCAGGACGGTTTCAGTCACCGGGCTTATGTAATCCCAGATGACCAGTTGGCCAGAGAAACAGCTGCTAATATAGCCAAGCAAACACCGGTTGAAAAACGTAATCCTAAAGCCGAAATAGGAATTCCTTACCATGATGGTGACGGTTGGCTTTGTACTGATTCTGACGGCAAATACTGGACTATTTTTGACCATTCCGAGTGGAATTGCCAGATGGATTATTTCAGTAATACCTGGACCTGGTTGGGGTTGGCTTTCTTTGCCGGGGCTTTCAAGAACCAGTACAAATATCAGAATGTTGTACCGGATATTAAGAATTTTTATGTGTATCTGGACAAGGATTATCAGTTCAGAGCTACCGATTATATTAATACCGAGGCTTTTTATATAAGGGCCACAGGTAAGGATAAAAATCCCTTTCACCGGGATTATTTTTATATGAAAGTCCAGACAACTCAAAAGGATGCTAAACCCATTACCATAAAAATGGTTGAAACAGGAAAGCATACTGGAGTTTATCAGGGTATGGGCTATATCGGGCTTGATAGCAGTGATGCCGCGGACAGGGTTGCGGGAAGTGTTGGAAAATATGTTGATTTTATAGTAATGCCCAAGCCGAACCTGAAAAAACGCTATAGAATAGGCGCCATAATTTTGACCAATATTATCGAAGATTTTGAAGACGGTAATCCGTTTGATGCAAATCCTATGGCCTGGTGGACAGATTCTCTTAAACCTGAGTCGGGCAAACCCAAATTTACAATAGGAAAAGATAAAGGTATATATATCTGGAAAGATACCGAATGGCATATCCGGTTCCTGGGTAACGGGGATAATGAGGTTTTTTCCGGCATGATACTTACTGATGGTCTGATGAATGCCGCTAAAACCTCAGATTTAAAAAATAATTCTACAATACAGCAATTAAGAAAATCTTTGAATTTTACAATTATTGAGAAAAACGGAGCTACAGGAATTGATTTTACCGCATCCGGCCGCTTTATAATTTTTGATATCAAGTATAACGGTTATTATCAATCCGGCGCTTTTGCTATAGGAGTTAACGGAGACACCGCTTTTGGTGCGCCTTTAATACTACGTAACGAAGGTGAAACAGGTACTTATAAACTAAAAATAAATAAGGAAATGGCTGTAAATTCCAAATATTCATTACAGATAGACAAAAAATATATAGGCAAACCATATCCTTATCTGGGCGGAGTGTTATTTAACCCAGAACATATGGATTGGACCCGTTATGATGAATTTACTTTTGATGTTTACTTGCCTTATGACGTAGGTACTATCAGATGTGATATCCAGGATATAGACGGAACAGTTGTCATTCTTAACGAATATAATCCCTGGAACGAGAAAAAAGGTCCTGGCTGGTATAAATGGCGTTCCAATACATCGCAAGGACTTGCAGTAAACGCAGATTTGGCACAGCCTTTTTCCATTCGTTACCGTGACTGGTGGAAAGGCTGGTCATTTGACGATAATAGAAATGTGGATCGCACCAAAGAAATAGATCTGACCAAGATCAGAAATGTCATGTTCTGTATAAATGGCGGGAACGAAGATATGTCGCAGATACTTATTGATAATCTTTCACTGGAAAGGATTAATTATAATTACGGTTATCATCCTCCCAGATATATAAGAAAAATTAATCTTTTCTCCGACCCGGGATATAAAAAACCTATAAATCTGGCGCAGGCATTAATGCAGGAAGATGTTTATGTAGAAGTTACCGGCAAGGACTCATCACCTGATACTTTTGATAAATTTTCTCTGAGAGCTGAAACCTCAGATAAATATCCCGGTTGTCATGATATTGATGTAGAACTTCTGGAAACCGCAGAAAATTCCGGCATCTACAGAGGTAGTTTCAAAATAGGAGTTCAGAGCGATCCGTCACACGGGATAATTGGAGCAGCAGAAGGACACCAGGTTAAATTATATTCAGATGTCAACAAGGGATTGATCAAGAGACTTCAGGTAGGCAGGTTTAAAATAACTACTGTCGTTGATGATTTTGACGATCTGGCCGCAGGTCAGAAACCGGATTCCTGGTGGATAGATACAATTGACCCGGCTTCCGGAAGACCGATTTATCCGGCAGGTCAGAAGCTCGGTTATTTTGTCTGGAAAGAAGGTAATATCTGGAGAATGCGCTGGTCTGCAGATCAGAAACTGCATCACTTTACCGGAGACCTTTTTACCGACAAAACATTGAAGATTATTCAAAAATATTATTTGCAGGGTAATGACCGGATAGACCAGATTACTCCCAAGCATATTCATTTTGATACAAATGAACAATATGCCGAAGACGGTTTTGATTTTATTACTGATGGCAAGTTCGTAGAATTTCATCCGTTTATCGATAATGAAAAATTTCCTGACAGGACCTGGGTAGGCCCCTATGATTGGAACAAGGCTTATACTATACCTTTTACTGTAAACAACGTTGGTAAAACAAGGTCTTATGATTTGCTTATTTCCAATAAACTGGCAGTAAGCAAGCCTAACTCCATGCAGGTACATAAAACATATTTCAGCAAGGATTATCCTTATATAGGTAAATGGGGTTTAAGCGCTGATTTATCCAAGTGGAATGATAAAGATGAATTTTCCATGTGGATATATTTAAGGGATGACATCGGTAATATCCGAGTTGATTTGGAAGACAATAATCGTCAGACAGCTTGTCTGCACGAATATGACCCATATGATGCGCGAAAGGGACCGGGATGGTATAAATGGACATCAAGTTATCAGTCTGGTGTAGCACTGGCTGAAAGAAAAATTGACGGACGTCCGATAAAGGACAGACAATTCTGGACATCATACGATACACATTTGGAGAAGAATATAGATGTTACCAAAAAATTTAATCTGGGTAATATTTTAAATATAGAATTGTGTTTCGGCGGTGGTGAAAAACGGGACGCTCTGGTTAATATCGACAATCTCCATGTTACTCATTTTAACAGGCATATCGGATATACAAATCCTTTACGTATAAAAGAAATAAAATTATACAGCGATCCTCAATATAAAAATGAGATAAAAAAGCTGATTAAAAATCAAACGGTATACCTTGAACTAATTGGTGAAGACGGTGACAAAAATACACAAGACAAGACTTTCGCTGAAATCATGACCAATGATAAATTCCCGATTAACAAAAAGATTTCAGTCGCTGTTGATGAGACCGGTAGCCATACGGGTATATACAGAGGTAAGTTTAAAATCGGACTGGAAACCGATGATAAAGAAGATATAATCGGCGCTTCCTGGCATAGTGTACTTTCGATCTGGTCTGTGGTTAATCTTAAATATATCAAGAAATATCCGGTCGGGTTGATAGAGCTTGTTTATGTTATCGACGATTTTGATGACAGCAGTATAGATGACAAATATCCTGTAACCTGGTGGATAGGCGGAGCCAAGCCGGAGAACAGGTCTTATCTTTTGCAGGCGACAAATTTTGAAAATCACAAGGTTATGTACGTAAAGAAAAAATATGCCGGAGATGATTACCCATATTTCGGTGCTTGGGGTCTTAAATCAGATGTGGA encodes the following:
- a CDS encoding glycosyl hydrolase family 8, translated to MEKKKNKNLKQKIAIAIAVVVIIIILLLLHSCQTDKNDRDKLAKYRKDAYNLLYITWKHYITHENFEGDWWSEKFKHPKMIMDDGRPNAFMDGVDQDADGLKDIDWSNPKKPFELVAVSESSSYALLRAVIIKDKKTFDKVWNWTKNNLQHSQINWVYYWKDLNSPKNGWKTPDELGIERDNLFAWRWTPTISPRNNKNKSEDGIVYYRWQQPTEEHNPNDPWRDGWDAASDADQDIALALIFADALWGSKKGDRVYDYAENARLVLKDIWNKETYINKEHRYMAGGNNIKSVEPGYLSPFSYRIFDDFDPEHNWMDLVDSSYRIFDKSSTAVLSDWIDKTGEVHNQNPYKKKTPYRANLLPDWVSLSKTGDVTNGVEREEPEFGTDAFRGLWRAAVDYDWNKDRRAAEYLRQHSPNGPYDFLNFRMHDKHGDWAKTKNYDESRHLASVYWHDGDYCLYESNYEPPANALNRLEDANDYRANCAQYAVYLSYFWASYEHKPGHKTFDMIEKLVTPIIIPDQDGFSHRAYVIPDDQLARETAANIAKQTPVEKRNPKAEIGIPYHDGDGWLCTDSDGKYWTIFDHSEWNCQMDYFSNTWTWLGLAFFAGAFKNQYKYQNVVPDIKNFYVYLDKDYQFRATDYINTEAFYIRATGKDKNPFHRDYFYMKVQTTQKDAKPITIKMVETGKHTGVYQGMGYIGLDSSDAADRVAGSVGKYVDFIVMPKPNLKKRYRIGAIILTNIIEDFEDGNPFDANPMAWWTDSLKPESGKPKFTIGKDKGIYIWKDTEWHIRFLGNGDNEVFSGMILTDGLMNAAKTSDLKNNSTIQQLRKSLNFTIIEKNGATGIDFTASGRFIIFDIKYNGYYQSGAFAIGVNGDTAFGAPLILRNEGETGTYKLKINKEMAVNSKYSLQIDKKYIGKPYPYLGGVLFNPEHMDWTRYDEFTFDVYLPYDVGTIRCDIQDIDGTVVILNEYNPWNEKKGPGWYKWRSNTSQGLAVNADLAQPFSIRYRDWWKGWSFDDNRNVDRTKEIDLTKIRNVMFCINGGNEDMSQILIDNLSLERINYNYGYHPPRYIRKINLFSDPGYKKPINLAQALMQEDVYVEVTGKDSSPDTFDKFSLRAETSDKYPGCHDIDVELLETAENSGIYRGSFKIGVQSDPSHGIIGAAEGHQVKLYSDVNKGLIKRLQVGRFKITTVVDDFDDLAAGQKPDSWWIDTIDPASGRPIYPAGQKLGYFVWKEGNIWRMRWSADQKLHHFTGDLFTDKTLKIIQKYYLQGNDRIDQITPKHIHFDTNEQYAEDGFDFITDGKFVEFHPFIDNEKFPDRTWVGPYDWNKAYTIPFTVNNVGKTRSYDLLISNKLAVSKPNSMQVHKTYFSKDYPYIGKWGLSADLSKWNDKDEFSMWIYLRDDIGNIRVDLEDNNRQTACLHEYDPYDARKGPGWYKWTSSYQSGVALAERKIDGRPIKDRQFWTSYDTHLEKNIDVTKKFNLGNILNIELCFGGGEKRDALVNIDNLHVTHFNRHIGYTNPLRIKEIKLYSDPQYKNEIKKLIKNQTVYLELIGEDGDKNTQDKTFAEIMTNDKFPINKKISVAVDETGSHTGIYRGKFKIGLETDDKEDIIGASWHSVLSIWSVVNLKYIKKYPVGLIELVYVIDDFDDSSIDDKYPVTWWIGGAKPENRSYLLQATNFENHKVMYVKKKYAGDDYPYFGAWGLKSDVEKWSDKEDFVMELYLKKDPGEIRVDIQDRSGNLAVLNGYNPWDDKKGPGWYEWRASTGIGRDAKNELVDVNKLNVRKFWKGWDPNQQQYVDMTQTIDLDHIQNVQFLIDSEGQEGKEIWIDKIYLVNHNYYLGFTAPKIISRYNFYYDPGYMVEISKKGEIIFRDNHAEIVGIDEDPNRLDVFNANVLIWDKKESYPAPVMFRETDVHSGVYHADFDLLKFKHPTSDRVPTIDNYVSIYLSSKDKSQKLRIKSLLAFDWSLLEKYLKSIGGKGKGFGWPWWWLLLIIVIIILTVVYYYYQKTKKQKIIHPDKVRKSKLRFK